A single window of Abyssisolibacter fermentans DNA harbors:
- a CDS encoding FMN-binding protein: MIFRTVIITLLSMLLLIGCSNDAELDTVRNKFGQDYSIDRLTKYEDDSIIRVYKVSKEADEKYQIVQIVRSKGYKDYIKFMVTIDNDSKKISDIHIIEHNETHDYGGYVTKDWFLKRFINKPINQSLKIAKIVSENPWEVTAITGATITSEAVVKGVNLCIQNIEPILIIENYEQ, translated from the coding sequence TTGATATTTAGAACTGTTATTATTACATTATTAAGTATGTTATTATTAATTGGATGTTCTAATGATGCAGAATTAGATACAGTAAGAAATAAATTTGGACAAGATTATAGCATAGATAGACTTACTAAGTATGAAGATGATAGTATAATTAGAGTTTACAAAGTTAGTAAGGAAGCTGATGAAAAGTATCAAATAGTTCAAATTGTTCGCAGTAAAGGATACAAAGATTATATAAAATTTATGGTCACTATTGATAATGACAGTAAAAAGATATCAGATATACACATTATAGAACATAATGAAACTCATGATTATGGAGGTTATGTTACTAAAGATTGGTTTCTGAAAAGATTTATAAATAAACCGATAAATCAAAGTTTAAAAATTGCTAAAATAGTATCCGAAAATCCATGGGAGGTTACGGCTATAACTGGAGCTACTATAACAAGTGAAGCTGTAGTTAAGGGAGTAAATTTATGTATTCAAAATATTGAACCCATATTAATCATAGAAAATTATGAGCAGTGA
- a CDS encoding ArsR/SmtB family transcription factor, which translates to MCDNIFDKSLVDKIKDEMPKDEVLYDLADFFKVFGDSTRIKILYSLFKSEMCVSDIATILNLNQSAVSHQLRLLKNSRLVKYRKKGKMVLYSLDDDHVKKIFDQGLNHINHIED; encoded by the coding sequence ATGTGTGATAATATCTTTGATAAATCCTTAGTTGATAAAATTAAAGATGAAATGCCTAAAGATGAAGTTTTATATGACTTAGCTGATTTTTTTAAAGTTTTTGGTGATTCAACACGTATTAAAATTTTATATTCACTGTTTAAATCTGAAATGTGTGTAAGCGATATTGCCACTATTTTAAACTTAAATCAATCTGCTGTTTCTCATCAATTAAGATTATTAAAGAACTCTAGGCTTGTTAAATATAGAAAAAAAGGAAAGATGGTACTTTACTCATTAGATGATGATCATGTTAAGAAAATATTTGATCAAGGATTAAATCATATAAATCATATTGAGGATTAA
- a CDS encoding heavy metal translocating P-type ATPase: MKYQFNLNGLHCAGCAAKMENNINEQNFIEKATVNFTTSKLTLVFTDDSNVQDNILKIEDIVKSIEPDVTLERIDSNKHVHEVCHDHDCNCAHDHNNSHEHNHKHSDEHEHHHNNKFDKKTILTIIIGTVFLVLGLTLKVDSNIKLAMFTLSYLIIGGKVLLNAIKGLFKGRIIDEGILMTIASLSAFYIGEYPEAVAVMLFYNIGQIMEGAAVNHSRNSISSLISMKPDYANLKTPNGTKKVAPESVNVGDLLIVKTGERVPVDGKIKDGKSAFDTSAITGESIPQNLDINETVYSGFINTGNVVTIEVTKKYEESTIAKILDLVENSADKKANTEKFMTKFAKYYTPAVVIVALLITLVPSLFLHLDFSKWLYRGAVFLVVSCPCALVISIPLGYFAGIGKASSKGILVKGGNYLEALSNIDSIVFDKTGTLTKGNFVVTSVKSVGNMKKDELIFYAAHAEAYSNHPIGKSIKQAYFKNVNEDIIKDYKEKAGHGVEAVINENLITAGNARFMKSKNISIAEADEYGTVIYLAVNEILEGYIVIADEVKEDSIKAIKELKTLNLNNITMLTGDNQSTALKVASKLGISNVHANLLPADKVEILEAIQAKKVKGRTTGFVGDGINDAPVLARSDIGFAMGGLGSDAAIEASDIVLMTDEVSKIPQGIKIARKTKSIIWQNIILALGIKLGVMILGTLGLANMWQAVFADVGVTILAILNALRILKKNY; encoded by the coding sequence ATGAAATATCAATTTAATTTAAATGGATTACATTGTGCTGGTTGTGCAGCTAAAATGGAAAACAATATAAACGAACAAAATTTTATTGAGAAAGCAACAGTTAATTTTACGACAAGTAAGCTGACTTTAGTTTTTACAGATGATAGTAATGTTCAGGATAATATTTTAAAGATTGAAGACATAGTAAAATCAATAGAACCTGATGTTACACTAGAAAGAATTGATTCTAATAAACATGTTCATGAAGTCTGTCATGACCACGATTGCAATTGTGCCCATGACCATAATAATAGCCATGAACATAACCACAAGCATAGTGACGAACATGAGCATCATCATAATAATAAATTTGATAAGAAAACAATATTGACTATAATAATTGGAACCGTATTTTTAGTACTCGGTTTAACATTAAAAGTTGATTCTAATATTAAGCTTGCTATGTTCACTTTGTCATATCTCATAATAGGTGGCAAAGTATTATTAAATGCTATAAAGGGTTTATTTAAAGGTAGAATTATAGATGAAGGTATTTTAATGACTATTGCTTCTTTAAGTGCCTTCTATATAGGTGAATATCCAGAGGCAGTTGCCGTTATGCTATTTTATAATATCGGTCAAATTATGGAGGGAGCTGCTGTTAATCATTCAAGAAACTCTATTTCTTCATTAATAAGCATGAAACCAGATTACGCTAATCTAAAAACTCCTAATGGAACAAAAAAAGTTGCTCCCGAGAGCGTTAATGTAGGAGATTTATTAATTGTAAAAACTGGTGAAAGAGTTCCTGTAGATGGTAAAATTAAAGACGGAAAATCTGCTTTCGATACTTCTGCAATTACAGGAGAATCTATCCCTCAAAATTTAGATATCAATGAAACTGTTTATAGTGGTTTTATAAATACAGGGAATGTAGTAACTATAGAAGTTACAAAAAAATATGAAGAATCAACAATAGCTAAGATTTTAGATTTGGTTGAAAACTCTGCTGATAAAAAAGCTAATACAGAAAAATTCATGACTAAATTTGCTAAATACTATACTCCTGCTGTCGTCATAGTTGCTTTGCTGATTACCTTAGTCCCTAGTTTATTTTTACATTTAGATTTTTCTAAATGGCTATATAGAGGTGCGGTATTTTTAGTTGTTTCATGTCCATGTGCTTTAGTAATCTCTATACCACTTGGTTATTTTGCAGGCATAGGTAAAGCTTCTAGTAAAGGTATTTTAGTTAAGGGTGGTAATTATCTCGAAGCTTTAAGTAATATTGATAGTATTGTTTTTGATAAGACAGGTACATTGACAAAGGGAAACTTTGTAGTAACGTCTGTTAAATCTGTAGGGAACATGAAAAAGGATGAATTAATTTTTTATGCCGCTCATGCTGAAGCATATTCAAATCATCCTATAGGTAAATCTATTAAACAAGCATATTTTAAAAATGTTAATGAGGATATAATAAAAGATTATAAAGAAAAGGCTGGGCATGGTGTAGAAGCTGTTATAAATGAAAATTTAATTACTGCTGGCAATGCTAGATTTATGAAATCTAAAAATATATCAATCGCTGAAGCTGATGAATACGGAACTGTTATATATCTAGCTGTAAATGAAATTCTAGAAGGCTATATTGTAATAGCTGATGAAGTAAAAGAAGATTCTATAAAAGCTATAAAAGAACTCAAAACCTTAAACTTAAATAATATAACAATGTTAACAGGTGATAATCAGTCTACTGCATTAAAAGTAGCTTCTAAATTAGGTATAAGCAATGTACATGCAAACTTGTTACCAGCCGATAAAGTTGAAATACTTGAAGCTATTCAAGCAAAAAAAGTAAAAGGTAGAACAACTGGTTTTGTAGGTGATGGCATAAATGATGCTCCGGTACTTGCTAGATCAGATATTGGTTTTGCTATGGGTGGTCTAGGTTCAGATGCCGCAATAGAGGCTTCAGATATTGTTTTGATGACTGATGAAGTATCAAAAATACCACAAGGAATTAAAATAGCTCGTAAAACCAAGTCAATAATTTGGCAGAATATAATACTAGCTCTAGGAATTAAACTTGGTGTTATGATTTTGGGAACACTCGGATTAGCGAATATGTGGCAAGCAGTTTTTGCAGATGTTGGTGTGACTATTTTAGCAATATTAAATGCTCTCAGAATTTTGAAAAAAAATTATTAA
- a CDS encoding DUF1540 domain-containing protein — MHSNECIGCTVTECKYHAKTVQQCTLPHIQVVKHGNECSSVEHTDCGSFVKG; from the coding sequence ATGCATAGTAACGAATGTATAGGTTGTACAGTTACTGAATGTAAATATCACGCTAAAACTGTACAGCAGTGTACACTTCCTCACATTCAAGTGGTAAAACACGGTAATGAATGTAGTAGTGTGGAGCACACTGACTGTGGTAGTTTTGTAAAAGGATAG
- a CDS encoding response regulator, which produces MRVLIVDDHPLIRKGFCSILSCDNSIDEIFEAANVHDAIQMIKVHNPEITMIDLKLGKENGLQIVNKTKNYKTFNRFIILTSSIKKEDFIMAIQSNVHGYILKNAYASDILYAIHVIQRGKKYYDPKIVKHLSIDLKNKNIQQR; this is translated from the coding sequence ATGAGAGTTCTTATAGTTGATGATCATCCTTTAATCAGAAAAGGATTTTGCTCAATATTATCATGTGATAATAGCATTGATGAAATCTTTGAAGCAGCAAATGTACATGATGCTATACAGATGATAAAGGTACACAATCCTGAAATAACTATGATTGATTTGAAATTGGGAAAAGAAAATGGTTTACAAATTGTTAATAAAACTAAAAATTATAAAACATTCAATCGTTTTATTATACTAACATCATCTATAAAAAAGGAAGATTTTATTATGGCTATACAATCAAATGTACATGGATATATTTTAAAAAATGCTTATGCCTCAGATATACTTTATGCTATACATGTCATACAAAGAGGAAAAAAATATTATGACCCTAAAATAGTTAAGCATTTATCTATTGATTTAAAAAATAAGAATATACAACAGAGATGA
- a CDS encoding histidine phosphatase family protein — protein sequence MNKLIVVRHGQTDFNVQKRYTGSKNIKLNEKGIMQAKFTASKLKAYDIDIIISSTLKRARQTAEIISTELNIPIIEMKEFCEKNVGVYEGLTREEVKNKYPHLWEKFSIPIYDEAPDGAETIKEVEKRVFYALEHIINNYTNEKNVLVVTHGFIARVINKFFNKVSEEEFFKYRLENCDIAEYVL from the coding sequence ATGAATAAACTAATAGTTGTCAGACATGGACAAACTGATTTTAATGTCCAAAAAAGATATACAGGTAGCAAAAACATTAAATTAAATGAAAAAGGAATCATGCAAGCAAAGTTTACAGCTAGTAAACTTAAAGCTTACGATATTGACATCATTATTTCTTCAACATTAAAAAGAGCTAGACAAACTGCAGAGATAATAAGTACTGAATTAAACATACCTATTATAGAAATGAAAGAATTTTGTGAAAAAAATGTAGGAGTTTATGAAGGATTGACTAGAGAAGAAGTAAAAAATAAGTATCCTCATTTATGGGAAAAATTCAGCATACCAATATATGATGAAGCTCCTGATGGAGCGGAAACTATAAAAGAAGTTGAAAAAAGAGTTTTTTATGCCTTAGAGCATATAATAAATAATTACACTAATGAAAAGAATGTTTTAGTAGTAACACATGGTTTTATAGCTAGAGTTATCAATAAATTTTTCAATAAGGTATCGGAAGAGGAATTTTTTAAATACAGACTTGAAAATTGTGATATTGCAGAGTATGTATTATAA
- a CDS encoding NAD(P)/FAD-dependent oxidoreductase, producing the protein MIRISQIRLNIDEDISLLKDKIVKKLRIKESDILDIKIFKESIDARRAGKIDFVYTVDIKVKNEGKIIKKYKDVSLTPDMEYKYPKQGEKELSHRPVIIGMGPAGMFAGLILAQKGYKPIILERGEKVEDRTATVNKFWETGKLNTKSNVQFGEGGAGTFSDGKLTTRIKDKRCRKVLEEFIKAGAPEDILYSHKPHVGTDILKNVVKNIRKEIINLGGEIRFNSLVSDFVIEEESIKSVIVNDDYKIDTDNVVLAIGHSARDTFEKLYERNVEIKQKPFAIGVRIEHPQEIINNAQYKQFATHKRLGAADYRLTYHASNGRSVYTFCMCPGGSVVAAASEEGMVVTNGMSEHARDKENANSALLVSVVQEDFESDHPLAGMYYQRKWEQQAFVLGGEDYKAPTQLVGDFLKGNESSEYKSVKPSYQPGTKLNTIEACLPSYVTEAMKEGIQYFDKKLKGFAMEDAILTGIETRSSSPIRILRDIDTLESINVRRLYPTGEGAGYAGGIVSAAVDGIKSAEKIIEKYKVE; encoded by the coding sequence ATGATTAGAATTTCACAGATTAGGCTTAATATAGATGAAGATATTAGTTTATTAAAAGATAAGATAGTAAAAAAGCTTCGTATAAAAGAAAGTGATATATTAGATATAAAAATATTTAAAGAATCAATAGATGCGAGGAGAGCAGGCAAAATTGATTTTGTATATACTGTAGATATAAAAGTTAAAAATGAAGGTAAAATTATTAAAAAATATAAGGATGTTTCACTAACTCCTGACATGGAGTATAAGTATCCAAAGCAAGGAGAAAAAGAGCTAAGCCATAGGCCCGTAATCATAGGAATGGGTCCTGCAGGTATGTTTGCAGGATTGATACTTGCTCAAAAAGGATATAAACCTATAATACTTGAAAGAGGAGAAAAAGTAGAGGATAGAACAGCTACAGTAAATAAATTTTGGGAGACAGGAAAATTAAATACAAAATCGAATGTGCAATTTGGCGAGGGTGGTGCAGGGACATTTTCTGATGGTAAGCTTACTACCCGAATAAAGGATAAGAGATGCAGAAAAGTTTTAGAGGAGTTTATCAAGGCTGGTGCACCTGAGGATATTTTATACTCACATAAACCTCATGTAGGTACAGATATATTAAAGAACGTTGTTAAAAATATAAGGAAAGAAATTATAAACTTAGGTGGAGAGATTAGATTTAATTCACTTGTTAGTGACTTTGTTATAGAAGAAGAAAGTATAAAATCAGTAATTGTAAATGATGATTATAAAATTGACACAGATAATGTAGTGCTTGCTATAGGACACAGTGCTAGAGATACATTTGAAAAATTGTATGAAAGAAATGTTGAAATAAAACAAAAACCATTTGCGATAGGAGTAAGAATAGAACATCCTCAAGAAATAATAAATAATGCACAGTACAAACAGTTTGCTACACACAAAAGATTAGGAGCAGCTGATTATAGATTGACATATCATGCAAGCAATGGGCGAAGCGTTTATACATTCTGCATGTGTCCTGGTGGTAGTGTAGTTGCTGCCGCATCGGAAGAAGGCATGGTAGTAACTAATGGAATGAGCGAACACGCTAGGGATAAAGAAAACGCAAATAGTGCATTATTAGTATCAGTAGTACAAGAAGATTTTGAAAGTGACCATCCATTGGCAGGAATGTATTATCAAAGAAAATGGGAACAGCAAGCTTTTGTGCTAGGAGGGGAAGATTATAAGGCACCAACGCAGCTTGTTGGAGATTTCTTAAAAGGAAATGAATCATCCGAGTATAAATCAGTAAAGCCAAGCTATCAACCGGGTACTAAGCTTAACACTATAGAAGCTTGTTTACCAAGCTATGTGACAGAAGCTATGAAGGAAGGAATACAATATTTTGACAAGAAATTAAAAGGCTTTGCTATGGAAGATGCAATATTAACAGGAATAGAAACAAGAAGCTCATCTCCTATAAGGATTTTAAGAGATATAGATACACTTGAGAGTATAAATGTAAGAAGATTATATCCAACAGGTGAAGGAGCAGGTTATGCAGGAGGTATAGTATCAGCTGCGGTAGATGGGATTAAATCAGCTGAGAAGATTATTGAGAAGTATAAGGTAGAATAG
- a CDS encoding DUF362 domain-containing protein: MASKVYFADFRARTEKENKIQKIKRLFDALDLSNIISDGDLTAIKIHFGEQGGDSFINPIFVKPVSDKIKEAGGKPFVTDTNTLYSGSRHNAVDHLMTTIEHGFSYSVTGAPVIISDGLKSENFIDVEIEGKHFKSAKIAGDIVNADSMIVMSHFKGHGMAGFGGSIKNLAMGCACAEGKKDQHSLRPVVNTKKCAACGKCIEICPQNAVSMVDGKAHIDKELCVGCAECIAMCEFNSIKLDWSVELEEFTEKLTEYALGAIKGKENKVAYINFLINITPDCDCVPWSDTPIVPNIGMLVSFDPVAIDKASLDLVNEQKPIINSYLDDSEHEDCDHFKRMWKDTKGDIQISYGTEIGLGSSEYELVKI, from the coding sequence ATGGCAAGTAAAGTGTATTTTGCAGATTTTAGAGCTAGGACTGAAAAGGAAAACAAGATTCAGAAAATCAAGAGATTATTTGATGCTCTAGATTTGTCAAATATTATAAGTGATGGAGATTTGACAGCTATTAAGATTCATTTTGGAGAGCAAGGTGGAGACAGTTTTATAAATCCTATATTTGTTAAACCTGTATCTGATAAGATAAAAGAAGCAGGTGGTAAGCCTTTTGTAACAGATACAAACACACTTTATTCTGGAAGTAGACATAATGCTGTTGACCATCTTATGACAACTATAGAGCATGGCTTTAGTTATTCCGTTACAGGAGCACCTGTAATCATATCAGATGGTTTGAAGAGTGAAAATTTTATTGATGTTGAAATTGAGGGGAAGCATTTTAAAAGTGCTAAAATAGCAGGTGATATTGTCAATGCTGACAGTATGATAGTCATGTCACACTTCAAAGGCCACGGAATGGCTGGCTTTGGAGGGTCTATTAAAAATTTAGCAATGGGATGTGCTTGTGCAGAAGGAAAAAAAGATCAACATTCGCTTAGACCTGTAGTAAATACGAAAAAATGTGCTGCTTGTGGTAAATGTATAGAAATTTGTCCGCAAAATGCAGTATCTATGGTAGATGGTAAAGCACATATTGATAAAGAACTTTGTGTTGGATGTGCAGAATGTATAGCTATGTGTGAATTTAATTCTATTAAATTAGATTGGAGTGTAGAGCTTGAAGAATTCACTGAAAAGTTGACAGAGTATGCATTAGGCGCTATTAAAGGTAAAGAAAATAAAGTTGCATATATAAACTTTTTGATAAATATTACTCCTGATTGTGATTGTGTTCCTTGGAGTGATACACCTATAGTACCGAATATTGGTATGTTAGTTTCTTTTGACCCTGTAGCTATAGATAAAGCCAGCTTAGATTTAGTAAATGAACAAAAACCAATTATAAATTCATACTTAGATGACAGTGAACATGAAGATTGTGACCATTTTAAACGTATGTGGAAAGATACAAAGGGAGATATACAAATATCATATGGCACAGAAATAGGTTTAGGCAGTAGTGAATATGAACTTGTAAAAATATAA
- a CDS encoding AAA family ATPase, with amino-acid sequence MKEICVQLFGTPTIKYDGQTVVFSLKKAEALFYYLVLKQKVHKDEIIGLLWDDMSQQKARKNLRNALYKVRKLFEDDLIINSKGDVIELTIYNNFKSDSLKLSDNIDNIIEIYKGEFLKSFYVKNAPEYNEWVNRKRRYYKDIYLSSLFAHTKNLYDDGKYKEASVYAMKYIEEDVFDERVYRLLMKIYIDNGMPNKAIELYKRLESRLNNEIGVCPDEDTKLLYKSIIKNKFGLDKRDSLDFFYGRELELNQLKKQFDSFYCNNISRAIFITGEAGIGKTKLKDVFLKNIESKNIKLFKINCCKIEENCPLRPFNGLFEQIITHEKLQDIDFSNSTNKVIKHLFTVLKDDISFNSEINYNYIENSIIDVFRDLSYKKRILLVFEDFQWIDDISLNLLGRLLHNLKNNLMVIGLVRDDYKDEIQNFFVNVKGLSLFNEIRLSRFNDKECAEFVEAGFSEYKLSDKAMKKIYKETEGNTCFLVEVINILKHNGQINVLTSKMKDILQGRIMQVSKEGRNLLNIMALFSDVITLNIIRKISSTDEMNILSVIEELQARHIIRENYDNNNVFYTFTHMKLKEFLYMNLTYTKKILLHNKIGHVLKDSLRGYAGDMVLYPKIIYHFKKANNIEDTLRCTMKYADLQLSFDHELFPSLDSSTIKMDKLSYTQKNNTIKLFNDIKQLLELNEKEKGLTVEVKRYRLEFFYMLGRYYIREGSYEQGLKYIQSVIKKSENIIDSNKYKVKAFKQLIYYCIQIHDDKKMHQYLISLKECIYNDIDYAIYLRLKGLNLIMENSYESAELMLNNSINILNKIDEDNPTNLLNIAAAYNYIGDIKRYSKEYKLALSYYNKAIKICYESKGFKGLTIFYTNAGLTSYEMRDYQNSKEYLLKAEEMFEISGSIWKRSICEGILSLIYAREGDNKKSFDKLKKSEGYCDKVKNPLEFEILFRVKEELKALEALQSF; translated from the coding sequence CAATTATTCGGTACTCCTACAATTAAATATGATGGGCAAACAGTGGTATTTTCTTTAAAGAAGGCAGAGGCTTTATTTTATTATCTAGTATTGAAGCAGAAGGTACATAAGGATGAGATAATAGGATTACTATGGGATGATATGTCTCAACAAAAAGCCAGAAAAAATCTAAGAAATGCCCTATATAAAGTTAGAAAACTATTTGAAGATGATTTGATAATTAATTCAAAGGGTGATGTAATAGAATTAACTATATATAATAACTTTAAAAGTGATAGTTTAAAATTGAGTGATAATATCGATAACATTATAGAAATATACAAAGGTGAATTTTTAAAGAGTTTTTATGTAAAAAATGCTCCTGAATATAATGAGTGGGTTAATAGAAAGAGAAGATATTACAAAGATATTTATTTGTCAAGTTTGTTTGCCCATACAAAAAATTTATATGATGATGGTAAATATAAAGAAGCTAGCGTATATGCTATGAAATATATAGAAGAAGATGTTTTTGATGAAAGAGTATATAGACTTTTGATGAAAATCTATATAGATAACGGTATGCCTAACAAAGCCATTGAATTATATAAGAGATTAGAAAGCAGGCTTAACAATGAAATAGGAGTATGTCCAGATGAAGATACTAAGCTTTTATATAAAAGTATTATAAAGAATAAATTTGGTTTAGATAAAAGAGATAGTTTAGATTTTTTCTATGGTCGAGAATTGGAACTCAATCAATTAAAAAAGCAGTTTGATTCTTTTTATTGTAATAATATATCTAGAGCTATTTTTATTACAGGAGAGGCTGGAATAGGAAAAACAAAGCTTAAGGACGTTTTTTTAAAGAATATAGAAAGCAAAAATATTAAGTTATTTAAAATTAATTGCTGCAAAATAGAAGAAAACTGTCCATTGAGACCTTTTAATGGATTGTTTGAACAAATAATCACACATGAGAAATTGCAAGATATAGATTTCTCTAACAGTACAAATAAAGTCATAAAGCATCTTTTTACTGTTTTAAAGGATGATATTAGTTTTAACTCTGAGATAAATTATAATTATATAGAGAATAGCATTATTGATGTGTTCAGAGATTTATCTTATAAAAAAAGAATACTGTTAGTATTCGAGGATTTCCAATGGATAGATGATATTAGCCTAAACCTTCTTGGAAGGTTACTACACAATTTAAAGAATAATTTAATGGTTATAGGTTTGGTAAGAGATGATTATAAAGACGAAATACAAAACTTTTTTGTTAATGTTAAAGGGTTAAGTCTATTTAACGAAATTAGATTAAGCAGGTTCAATGATAAGGAATGTGCGGAGTTTGTTGAAGCTGGCTTTTCTGAATACAAGCTATCTGATAAGGCTATGAAAAAGATATATAAAGAAACAGAAGGTAATACATGTTTCTTAGTAGAGGTAATAAATATTTTAAAGCATAATGGTCAAATTAATGTACTAACATCAAAGATGAAGGATATACTACAAGGTAGAATTATGCAGGTTTCTAAAGAAGGTAGAAATTTACTTAATATTATGGCATTGTTCTCTGATGTTATTACATTAAACATTATTAGAAAGATAAGCAGTACTGATGAAATGAATATTTTAAGTGTAATAGAGGAACTACAAGCTAGACATATAATAAGAGAAAATTATGATAATAATAATGTTTTTTATACGTTTACGCATATGAAATTAAAAGAATTCTTATACATGAATCTAACATACACTAAAAAAATACTACTGCACAATAAAATAGGACATGTTTTAAAAGATTCATTGAGGGGTTATGCTGGAGATATGGTGCTATATCCCAAAATAATATATCATTTCAAAAAAGCAAATAATATTGAGGATACTTTAAGATGTACTATGAAGTATGCAGATTTACAATTAAGCTTCGATCATGAATTGTTTCCTAGTCTTGATAGTTCAACTATAAAAATGGATAAACTTTCATATACGCAAAAGAACAATACTATTAAATTGTTTAATGATATAAAACAGTTGCTTGAGCTTAATGAAAAAGAAAAAGGTTTAACAGTAGAAGTGAAAAGATATAGATTAGAATTTTTCTATATGTTAGGGAGATATTATATAAGAGAAGGCAGCTATGAACAGGGTCTTAAATATATACAGAGTGTTATCAAAAAATCTGAAAATATAATTGATAGTAACAAATATAAAGTTAAAGCTTTCAAACAATTAATATATTATTGTATCCAAATACATGATGATAAAAAAATGCATCAATATCTTATATCACTAAAGGAATGTATTTACAATGATATAGATTATGCAATATATCTTAGATTAAAAGGTTTAAATCTAATAATGGAAAACAGCTATGAAAGTGCTGAGTTAATGTTAAATAATAGTATAAATATATTAAACAAAATAGATGAAGATAATCCTACTAATTTATTAAATATTGCAGCTGCATATAATTATATTGGAGATATAAAGAGATATAGTAAAGAATATAAACTAGCTTTAAGTTATTATAATAAGGCAATTAAAATATGTTATGAATCGAAAGGCTTTAAAGGTTTAACTATATTTTATACAAATGCAGGACTTACTTCTTATGAAATGAGAGACTATCAGAATTCAAAAGAATACCTATTAAAAGCTGAAGAGATGTTTGAGATATCAGGTTCAATATGGAAAAGATCTATATGTGAAGGTATTCTCTCATTAATTTATGCAAGAGAAGGAGATAATAAAAAGTCTTTTGATAAATTAAAAAAATCTGAGGGATATTGTGATAAGGTAAAAAATCCTTTAGAATTTGAGATATTATTTAGAGTTAAAGAAGAATTAAAAGCACTAGAAGCTTTGCAAAGCTTCTAG